Proteins from a genomic interval of Colletotrichum higginsianum IMI 349063 chromosome 6, whole genome shotgun sequence:
- a CDS encoding Isocitrate dehydrogenase [NADP]: MNAARFLRRPATFALRPSFVVPQSSFSAAPASFIAARTMASAVQKIKVKNPVVELDGDEMTRIIWQTIKDKFIHPYLDIDLKYYDLGLPYRDETNDKVTLDAAEAIKKYSVGVKCATITPDEARVEEFKLKQMWLSPNGTIRNHLGGTVFREPIVIPRIPRLVPGWKKPIIIGRHAFGDQYRAKDAVLPGPGTLKMVYTPEGGEPQEIEVYKFKEGGGVAQTQYNTDESITGFAHASFKLALTKKLPLYMSTKNTILKKYDGRFKDIFQDLYEAQYKAEFEAAGIWYEHRLIDDMVAQMIKSSGGYIMALKNYDGDVQSDIVAQGFGSLGLMTSVLITPDGKTFESEAAHGTVTRHFREHQKGKETSTNPIASIFAWTRGLIQRGKLDNTPEVVAFAESLEKACIDTVDVDGIMTKDLALACGKSAREDYVTTNEYLNAVERRMKNILKEKL; encoded by the exons ATGAACGCTGCTCGTTTCCTCCGCCGTCCCGCGACTTTCGCTCTCCGGCCGTCCTTCGTCGTCCCCCAGTCCAgcttctccgccgcccccgcgTCCTTCATCGCTGCCCGCACCATGGCCTCCGCCGTCCAGAAGATCAAGGTCAAGAaccccgtcgtcgagctcgacggcgacgagatgaCCCGCATCATCTGGCAGACCATCAAGGACAAGTTCATCCACCCCTACCTCGACATCGACCTCAAGTACTACGACCTTGGCCTGCCCTACCGCGACGAGACCAACGACAAGGTtaccctcgacgccgccgaggccatcaagaagTACTCGGTCGGTGTCAAGTGCGCTACCATCACCCCCGATGAGGCCCGTGTTGAGGAGTTCAAGCTCAAGCAGA TGTGGCTCTCGCCCAACGGTACCATTCGCAACCAcctcggcggcaccgtcTTCCGCGAGCCCATCGTCATCCCCCGTATTCCGCGCCTGGTGCCCGGCTGGAAGaagcccatcatcatcggccgCCACGCCTTCGGCGACCAGTACCGCGCCAAGGATGCCGTTCTCCCCGGTCCCGGCACCCTCAAGATGGTCTACACCCCTGAGGGTGGCGAGCCCCAGGAGATCGAGGTCTACAAGTtcaaggagggcggcggcgtcgctcAGACCCAGTACAACACGGACGAGTCCATCACCGGCTTCGCCCATGCCTCCTTCAAGCTGGCCCTTACCAAGAAGCTGCCCCTGTACATGAGCACCAAGAACACCATCCTCAAGAAGTACGATGGCCGCTTCAAGGACATCTTCCAGGACCTCTACGAGGCCCAGTAcaaggccgagttcgaggccgccggcatcTGGTACGAGCACCGCCTCATTGACGACATGGTTGCGCAGATGATCAAGAGCTCTGGTGGCTACATCATGGCTCTCAAGA ActacgacggcgacgtccaGTCCGACATTGTCGCCCAGGGCTTCGGCTCCCTCGGCCTCATGACCTCGGTTCTCATCACCCCCGATGGCAAGACCTTCGAGTCCGAGGCCGCCCACGGCACCGTCACGCGCCACTTCCGCGAGCACCAGAAGGGCAAGGAGACGTCGACCAACCCCATCGCCTCCATCTTCGCCTGGACCCGCGGTCTTATCCAGCGCGGCAAGCTTGACAACACTCCCGAGGTCGTCGCTTTCGCCGAGTCCCTCGAGAAGGCCTGCATCGacaccgtcgacgtcgacggcatcatGACCAAGGACCTTGCCCTCGCCTGCGGCAAGTCCGCCCGCGAGGACTACGTCACCACCAACGAGTACCTCAACGCCGTCGAGCGCCGCATGAAGAATATTCTCAAGGAGAAGTTGTAG
- a CDS encoding C2H2 finger domain-containing protein — MDSQYYRGANYYVNATSPVSSGDYLESPTFLEAPELARQLSDVSSRGPLTPSSYGSSPGMSFSYPHNMSQSPPGNYGDSYDESYGDSYSGYYGDDYTSVASSSAPQTSEPYYGDINWSQYDYVPTEDGGYWQMKPRYVPAGQYPTVIPHQGGQEQQEVVDYKFPCLEAGCTANPFKRKADLERHYRQVHQDPSKKEAHKCDYPKCSRKNEPFGRRDHFRDHLRDYHNEDIFKRGTHVDDSWLQGRNLSSRWWRCSKCLIRVDVNSYPDHVCPKCKNPCEDKRKRARGWH, encoded by the exons ATGGACAGCCAATACTACCGCGGCGCAAACTATTATGTTAACGCAACGTCTCCAGTATCGTCCGGAGACTACCTCGAATCTCCCACTTTTTTAGAGGCCCCGGAACTCGCGCGTCAGCTGTCCGACGTCAGCTCCAGAGGCCCTCTCACGCCATCTTCGTACGGCTCCTCGCCTGGGATGTCATTCTCGTATCCGCACAACATGAGTCAATCCCCGCCTGGCAATTATGGAGACAGCTACGATGAGAGCTACGGGGACAGCTATTCGGGATACTACGGCGACGATTATACGAGCGttgcgtcgtcgtcagcacCACAAACCTCAGAGCCATACTATGGAGATATCAACTGGTCCCAGTACGACTATGTCCCTACGGAAGACGGAGGCTACTGGCAGATGAAACCACGATACGTTCCGGCAGGGCAGTATCCAACAGTGATACCCCACCAAGG GGGCCAGGAGCAACAAGAGGTGGTCGACTACAAGTTTCCCTGTCTGGAGGCGGGGTGCACAGCCAACCCGTTCAAACGCAAAGCGGACCTCGAAAGGCACTACAGACAAGTTCACCAAGACCCGTCCAAGAAGGAAGCTCACAAGTGCGACTACCCCAAGTGTTCGCGGAAGAATGAGCCGTTTGGACGACGGGACCATTTCCGGGACCACCTGCGAGACTACCACAACGAAGACATCTTCAAGCGGGGCACGCACGTGGACGACAGCTGGCTCCAAGGACGCAACCTCTCGtcgcggtggtggcggtgctCGAAATGCTTGATCCGAGTCGACGTCAACTCGTACCCTGACCACGTCTGCCCAAAATGCAAAAACCCGTGCGAAGACAAGCGCAAGCGTGCGAGAGGTTGGCATTGA